In one Bacillus thuringiensis genomic region, the following are encoded:
- the spoIID gene encoding stage II sporulation protein D, translating into MKFSKPLFITVALLIALVIIVPAALVIPFAKAKVGEETASKTPPAIESIPAPGKVDTAVQVAVYREKQKKVETLPVEEYVTGVVASEMNASFEIEALKAQALAARTFVVQRMLSGGKKNNADVTDTVKDQVYKSKDELKKQWGNNYENNLKKIEEAVSKTAGQVLTYDGKPISASFFSTSNGRTENAADYWGNDYPYLKSVDSPWDQASPKFTSEQTFTVADFQKRLGVKVLADGKIGNIKDLTEGKRVKDVAFQGKTLTGKEVREKLDLRSSDFTWKQQGDKIIVTTKGFGHGVGMSQYGANGMAAEGKKYTDIVAHYYKGVEIKTMNDYEGKLMVKK; encoded by the coding sequence ATGAAATTTTCAAAGCCACTTTTTATTACAGTAGCGCTCTTAATAGCGCTCGTTATTATTGTACCTGCAGCCCTTGTTATTCCATTTGCGAAAGCAAAAGTAGGGGAAGAAACGGCCTCTAAAACTCCTCCAGCGATAGAAAGTATACCAGCTCCAGGAAAAGTAGATACAGCTGTTCAAGTTGCTGTATATCGCGAAAAACAGAAGAAGGTAGAAACATTACCAGTGGAGGAGTATGTGACAGGTGTAGTAGCTTCTGAGATGAATGCCAGTTTTGAAATAGAGGCACTAAAGGCACAGGCATTAGCAGCAAGAACATTTGTAGTACAGCGTATGCTAAGCGGAGGAAAGAAAAATAATGCAGACGTGACAGATACGGTGAAAGATCAAGTGTACAAAAGCAAAGATGAATTGAAGAAGCAATGGGGTAATAACTACGAAAATAATTTGAAGAAAATCGAAGAAGCCGTTTCGAAAACAGCAGGACAAGTTTTAACGTATGATGGAAAACCAATTTCAGCATCCTTCTTTTCAACGAGTAATGGTCGAACAGAAAATGCAGCTGACTATTGGGGAAATGATTATCCGTACTTGAAAAGTGTAGATAGTCCGTGGGATCAAGCCTCTCCAAAGTTTACGAGCGAGCAAACATTTACAGTAGCTGATTTTCAAAAACGTCTCGGTGTGAAAGTGCTAGCAGACGGGAAGATTGGAAATATTAAAGACCTTACGGAAGGAAAGCGCGTAAAGGATGTAGCTTTTCAAGGAAAAACATTAACAGGAAAAGAAGTTCGTGAAAAGTTAGATTTACGTTCGTCTGATTTCACGTGGAAACAACAGGGAGATAAAATCATCGTTACGACGAAAGGCTTCGGTCACGGCGTTGGTATGAGTCAATACGGGGCGAACGGCATGGCAGCGGAAGGAAAGAAATATACAGATATCGTCGCTCATTACTATAAAGGCGTTGAAATAAAGACGATGAATGATTATGAAGGAAAATTGATGGTGAAGAAATAG
- the murA gene encoding UDP-N-acetylglucosamine 1-carboxyvinyltransferase: MEKIIVRGGKRLNGTVRVEGAKNAVLPIIAAALLASDGKNVLSEVPVLSDVYTINEVLRHLNAEVVFENNQVTIDSSKELNIEAPFEYVRKMRASVQVMGPLLARNGRARIALPGGCAIGSRPIDQHLKGFEAMGAKVQVGNGFVEAYVEGELKGAKIYLDFPSVGATENIMSAATLAKGTTILENAAKEPEIVDLANFLNAMGAKVRGAGTGTIRIEGVDKLYGANHSIIPDRIEAGTFMVAAAITGGDILIENAVPEHLRSITAKMEEMGVKIIEENEGVRVIGPDKLKAVDIKTMPHPGFPTDMQSQMMALLLQADGTSMITETVFENRFMHVEEFRRMNADIKIEGRSVIMNGPNSLQGAEVAATDLRAAAALILAGLVSEGYTRVTELKHLDRGYVNFHKKLAALGATIERVNEKVEEVKEQEVSDLHA, from the coding sequence TTGGAAAAGATCATCGTCCGTGGCGGAAAGCGGTTAAACGGCACAGTGCGTGTTGAGGGCGCAAAAAATGCTGTATTACCTATAATCGCTGCAGCCCTATTAGCGAGTGATGGAAAGAATGTACTATCTGAAGTACCAGTTTTGTCTGATGTATACACAATTAATGAGGTATTACGTCATTTAAATGCTGAAGTCGTATTTGAAAATAATCAAGTAACAATCGATTCTTCTAAAGAACTAAACATTGAAGCACCATTTGAATATGTACGTAAAATGCGTGCATCTGTTCAAGTAATGGGACCATTATTAGCACGTAATGGTCGTGCTCGTATTGCACTTCCTGGTGGATGTGCAATCGGTTCACGTCCAATTGACCAACATTTAAAAGGCTTCGAAGCAATGGGAGCAAAAGTACAGGTTGGTAACGGTTTTGTTGAGGCATATGTTGAGGGAGAACTAAAAGGAGCTAAAATCTACTTAGACTTCCCAAGCGTAGGCGCGACAGAAAACATTATGTCTGCAGCTACATTAGCAAAAGGGACAACAATTCTTGAAAACGCAGCGAAAGAACCAGAAATCGTTGACTTAGCTAACTTCTTAAATGCGATGGGAGCGAAAGTACGCGGAGCTGGAACTGGAACGATTCGTATCGAAGGCGTTGATAAATTATATGGTGCAAACCACTCTATTATTCCTGACCGTATTGAAGCGGGAACATTCATGGTTGCAGCAGCAATTACTGGTGGAGACATCTTAATTGAAAATGCTGTACCTGAACATTTACGCTCAATTACAGCGAAAATGGAAGAAATGGGTGTTAAAATTATTGAGGAAAACGAAGGTGTACGTGTTATCGGCCCAGATAAGTTAAAAGCGGTTGATATTAAAACTATGCCTCACCCAGGTTTCCCAACAGACATGCAATCACAAATGATGGCATTATTACTACAAGCTGATGGAACAAGCATGATTACAGAAACGGTATTCGAAAACCGCTTTATGCACGTTGAAGAATTCCGTCGTATGAATGCTGATATTAAAATTGAAGGTCGTTCTGTTATTATGAACGGTCCAAACAGCTTACAAGGTGCTGAAGTAGCAGCAACTGATTTACGTGCTGCAGCTGCATTAATCTTAGCTGGTTTAGTATCAGAAGGTTATACTCGTGTAACTGAGTTAAAACATCTTGACCGTGGCTATGTAAACTTCCATAAGAAATTAGCTGCATTAGGTGCAACTATTGAACGTGTAAACGAAAAAGTAGAAGAAGTGAAAGAACAAGAAGTTTCTGATCTTCACGCTTAA
- a CDS encoding YwmB family TATA-box binding protein, giving the protein MKLKAILIVALSVVLFLVGYREMKPISDEQKMESMIKALEKNDAKVEKWSWLARETKTISNIHTFQKLLNDVKEKANIQKWEVEQSPDGYKATSYKKFASHEERVVVTWSKENTKENTFIIFEVSGAKWDPKYVQKVNKIFSEKPIIYTCVQGVLNDKIEGVLQNKTNQVLKDLSARAIEQVEERAFVSVSAYNKKWDDALSTNREKINVQIAIRSTDNKDTIVVGTPIITSEY; this is encoded by the coding sequence TTGAAGCTTAAAGCCATTCTTATTGTTGCACTTAGTGTTGTTTTATTTTTGGTTGGATATAGAGAGATGAAACCGATAAGCGATGAACAGAAAATGGAGAGCATGATCAAGGCTTTAGAGAAAAATGATGCTAAAGTAGAGAAATGGTCATGGTTAGCGAGAGAAACAAAAACAATTTCTAACATACATACGTTTCAAAAGTTGTTAAACGATGTGAAGGAAAAGGCAAATATTCAAAAGTGGGAAGTAGAGCAATCTCCAGATGGATATAAAGCTACATCCTATAAAAAGTTTGCTTCTCATGAAGAACGAGTAGTAGTAACTTGGAGTAAAGAAAATACTAAAGAAAACACTTTCATTATCTTTGAAGTGAGTGGGGCGAAATGGGACCCGAAGTATGTTCAAAAAGTGAATAAAATTTTTAGTGAAAAACCTATAATTTACACTTGTGTTCAAGGTGTACTGAATGATAAGATTGAAGGTGTTTTGCAAAATAAAACCAATCAGGTTTTGAAAGATCTTTCAGCAAGAGCGATCGAACAAGTAGAAGAAAGAGCATTTGTGTCAGTCTCCGCATACAATAAAAAGTGGGATGACGCTCTTTCAACAAATAGAGAGAAAATAAATGTGCAAATAGCAATACGTTCTACAGACAACAAAGATACAATTGTGGTTGGCACACCGATCATAACTTCTGAGTATTGA
- a CDS encoding DUF1146 family protein — translation MAQLLGQQALIAIVSHLLFITITWWALQGIHIERLMKSGKVLQTRVLLILITIAIGTSVSNFFLDYLGYSKSLTYLVK, via the coding sequence TTGGCACAACTTTTAGGGCAACAAGCACTGATTGCCATTGTTTCGCATTTATTGTTTATTACCATTACGTGGTGGGCCTTACAAGGCATTCACATTGAGCGTTTAATGAAGTCCGGAAAAGTGCTGCAGACGCGAGTATTACTCATCTTAATTACAATTGCAATTGGGACATCTGTAAGTAACTTTTTCCTTGATTATTTAGGCTATTCGAAGAGTTTAACGTATTTAGTAAAGTAA
- the nuoN gene encoding NADH-quinone oxidoreductase subunit NuoN: protein MNTLLSLSWYLMVPEFIILGAAILLSICDLFFKLNHRYVALGAIAAIVLAIVSLITLYSEPAGDILNGSFVLDGFSKGFKTLLLGASALILCTAMSDDKKNPIEDKGEYYYLFLMALLGAMFMASSVDFITLFIGLELLSLSSYILVGIRKKSRASNEAAMKYVISGGIGTAITLFGMSYLYGITGSTNIVDMQKVLTGELASGIQLLLALAFLLLLVGLSFKIATVPFHMWAPDVYEGAATPVTAFLGTISKIAGFLLIIRLFLMVFASVLIQGDMQSLYGHMSIYIAVLASITMIVGNVVALKQYNIKRLFAYSGIAHAGYLLVPLVALSPFTMDSMWFYMLAYMLMNIGAFAIIHGLILQNDEENITIFTGLYKRSPFAAIMMTIFILSLAGIPGTAGFIGKINIFLGALHVEPAHYVLASIMMGTTVVSFVYYFRILQQMFFRTGETEERIRLPLNIKVVMSLCAISIVILGIMPMIGYNFFYEYFPLMKDFFFLGNVVQ from the coding sequence ATGAATACGTTACTTAGCTTATCGTGGTATCTAATGGTGCCAGAATTTATTATTCTCGGCGCCGCCATCCTCCTTTCCATATGTGATTTGTTTTTTAAGCTGAACCATAGATATGTAGCTCTTGGTGCGATTGCTGCCATCGTATTAGCAATCGTGTCATTAATTACTCTATATAGCGAACCAGCGGGAGATATTTTAAATGGATCGTTTGTGTTAGATGGATTTTCAAAAGGGTTTAAAACGTTGCTATTAGGTGCCTCAGCTCTCATTTTATGCACCGCAATGAGCGATGATAAGAAGAATCCAATTGAAGATAAAGGTGAATATTATTACTTATTTTTAATGGCACTTCTTGGCGCGATGTTCATGGCTTCTAGTGTTGATTTTATTACCCTTTTCATTGGTTTGGAGTTACTTTCACTTTCTTCCTATATCTTAGTAGGAATACGAAAAAAGAGCCGTGCATCAAATGAAGCGGCAATGAAATATGTCATTAGCGGAGGAATTGGAACAGCGATCACGCTCTTCGGAATGAGTTATTTATACGGTATTACAGGTTCAACTAACATTGTAGATATGCAAAAGGTACTCACTGGGGAGCTTGCTAGTGGTATTCAGTTATTGTTAGCTCTCGCATTTCTTTTATTGCTAGTGGGTCTCTCATTTAAAATTGCCACAGTGCCGTTTCATATGTGGGCACCTGATGTGTATGAAGGAGCGGCTACACCTGTTACTGCTTTTCTTGGAACGATTTCTAAAATTGCTGGGTTCCTACTCATTATTCGTTTGTTCCTTATGGTTTTTGCAAGTGTATTAATACAAGGAGATATGCAATCTTTATATGGGCATATGAGTATATATATTGCGGTGCTAGCAAGTATTACGATGATTGTTGGGAATGTAGTTGCGTTAAAACAATACAATATAAAGCGTTTATTTGCTTATTCGGGCATTGCTCATGCAGGATATTTACTCGTTCCACTTGTGGCATTATCACCATTTACGATGGATAGCATGTGGTTTTATATGCTGGCATACATGCTTATGAATATAGGTGCATTTGCTATCATCCACGGCTTAATCTTACAAAATGATGAGGAAAATATAACGATTTTCACAGGTTTATATAAAAGGTCACCATTTGCAGCGATTATGATGACAATCTTTATTTTATCGCTGGCTGGGATACCAGGAACGGCTGGCTTCATTGGAAAGATTAACATCTTTTTAGGCGCGCTTCATGTAGAGCCAGCACATTACGTACTAGCTTCGATTATGATGGGTACGACAGTTGTTTCATTCGTATATTATTTCCGTATTTTACAACAAATGTTTTTCCGCACGGGAGAGACAGAAGAGAGGATACGGTTACCGTTAAATATAAAGGTTGTTATGAGTCTTTGTGCAATTTCGATTGTAATACTAGGGATTATGCCGATGATTGGGTACAATTTCTTTTATGAATATTTTCCATTAATGAAAGATTTCTTCTTCTTAGGGAACGTGGTACAATAG
- a CDS encoding NADH-quinone oxidoreductase subunit M: protein MNDLLLTFFIFSPLLGILLLVLTPKKELRTVRALGLFGTALPFGIAIVLACTYASGKNLSLFDEKVKWIKFGDLTAVDKRWFSIYYELGIDGLSLVMMVLTALLAMLAAIAAFSIKRNLKAFYMLLLMLEIGMLGVFAAQNLMLFFIFFEITLPPMFLLIGKWGKLSSEKAAYSYLIYNGIGSAILLIVFSILFAKTGTTNIVELKEILRSVNAEGALVIPSSLQLSVFIAIMIAFAIKLPVFPLHRWMVNVHIEAHPAVVMLHAGVLLKIGAYGIIRFGKGLFPEYFHDIATLIAILGVINLLYGAFLALIQTDFRKVLAYSSISHMGIVLMGLASLNAPGTQGALFQVVSHGLIAALLFFLLGVIEQRFGTSDITVLGGLAKSVPILSGFFLAGGMASLGLPGMSGFVSEFLAFLGLFQGEPVIAAVGVIGIILTAVYVLRATLQVTFGKKEWEAKSDIHGWEYVPVLLLIFCIIAIGVMPEILGDPLQNTLKTLGVK, encoded by the coding sequence ATGAATGATTTGTTGTTAACGTTCTTCATTTTTTCCCCGCTTTTAGGAATTTTATTGCTTGTATTAACACCGAAAAAGGAATTGCGTACAGTGCGAGCGCTTGGCTTATTTGGGACGGCACTTCCATTTGGAATCGCTATAGTCCTCGCTTGTACATATGCTTCTGGAAAGAATTTGTCACTATTTGATGAAAAGGTGAAATGGATTAAGTTCGGAGATTTAACAGCGGTGGATAAAAGGTGGTTTTCTATTTATTACGAGCTCGGTATTGATGGTTTGTCACTTGTCATGATGGTACTGACGGCTCTTCTAGCGATGCTTGCAGCAATTGCAGCCTTTTCTATTAAAAGAAATTTAAAAGCATTTTATATGTTGTTACTCATGCTAGAAATAGGAATGCTCGGTGTCTTTGCTGCTCAAAATTTAATGTTGTTTTTTATCTTCTTTGAAATTACGTTGCCACCAATGTTCTTATTAATTGGAAAGTGGGGAAAATTGTCGAGTGAAAAGGCTGCGTATAGTTATTTAATATATAACGGTATTGGCTCAGCTATTTTGCTCATTGTTTTCTCAATTTTGTTTGCGAAAACAGGTACAACAAATATTGTGGAGCTGAAAGAGATATTAAGAAGCGTAAACGCAGAGGGAGCACTCGTCATCCCAAGTAGTTTGCAGCTTAGTGTATTTATTGCCATAATGATTGCTTTTGCAATTAAACTACCTGTTTTTCCGTTGCACCGCTGGATGGTCAATGTACACATAGAAGCGCATCCAGCTGTAGTTATGCTTCACGCGGGTGTTTTGCTGAAGATTGGAGCGTACGGTATTATTCGCTTCGGGAAAGGGCTATTCCCGGAATATTTTCACGATATTGCAACGCTAATTGCTATATTAGGCGTAATCAATTTATTATACGGTGCCTTTTTAGCGCTCATCCAAACGGACTTTAGGAAAGTACTGGCTTACTCTAGTATTTCGCATATGGGAATTGTGTTAATGGGACTTGCTTCACTTAATGCACCTGGTACACAAGGAGCACTATTCCAAGTTGTATCACATGGTTTAATTGCAGCCTTGCTTTTCTTCCTACTCGGTGTTATAGAACAACGGTTTGGAACTTCGGATATTACGGTGCTAGGCGGACTTGCGAAAAGTGTACCGATACTTAGCGGATTCTTTTTAGCAGGAGGAATGGCTTCGCTTGGATTACCAGGGATGTCTGGGTTTGTTAGTGAATTTCTTGCCTTTCTCGGTTTATTTCAAGGAGAGCCCGTCATTGCTGCAGTCGGTGTGATTGGCATCATTTTAACCGCTGTATATGTATTAAGGGCGACACTTCAAGTGACATTTGGAAAGAAAGAGTGGGAAGCAAAATCTGATATACACGGATGGGAGTATGTCCCTGTTTTACTACTTATCTTTTGTATTATTGCAATTGGAGTTATGCCAGAGATACTAGGGGATCCGCTTCAAAATACATTGAAAACATTGGGGGTGAAATAG
- the nuoL gene encoding NADH-quinone oxidoreductase subunit L produces the protein MIDYAWLIPLFPLVSFLLLIIFGKKIREGSSVLSIFFVFLSFILAVLVLIERFSEASVKHRWVWLRAGDVDISFGFEVTALGALMLFIVTLVSLLVHVYSKGYMKGDERLPTFYAYLGLFTFAMLGLVISTNLLQLYIFWELVGLGSFLLIGFYFFKEEAKAAAKKAFIMTRIGDVGLFIGMILIFWYAGSFEYDAIFRAIYTGDLPPYMITITAILIFIGAMGKSGQFPLHTWLPDAMEGPTPVSALIHAATMVAAGVYLVATMFPLFSASTVAMQTVAIVGAFTAIFAASIGLVQTDIKRVLAYSTVSQLGYMMLALGSAGYVAGIFHLTTHAFFKALLFLAAGSVIHAVHTQNINKMGGLQKKMKVTGMLFLTGTLAISGVPLLSGFFSKDEILAATWMNGNYVLFTLAVIAAFLTAFYMFRLYFLVFTGEAKTKEEVHESPRVMTYPMLVLGVLAVVAGYINTPWFGTFLGDWLTKDVGFKVEEAHGSVWIMIVATLVSFAGIALAYFIYGKKSISRDWAGGTETSLYNLLKEKYYVDELYNMTVISITKGITHVLRLFEVYVVEGIAVLIGSVVKGTSNLGSKLQNGNVQVYGTVTAVSLAVLVIILLYTGGDLR, from the coding sequence ATGATCGATTATGCATGGCTCATACCGCTTTTCCCACTCGTTTCGTTTTTGTTACTTATTATATTCGGGAAGAAAATTAGAGAAGGAAGCAGCGTACTTAGTATTTTTTTCGTCTTTCTCTCCTTCATACTTGCGGTACTTGTGTTAATAGAAAGGTTTTCAGAAGCAAGCGTGAAGCATAGGTGGGTGTGGCTTAGAGCTGGAGATGTGGATATATCATTCGGCTTTGAAGTGACTGCATTAGGAGCTTTAATGTTATTTATCGTTACGCTTGTGAGTCTGCTTGTACATGTGTATTCGAAAGGTTATATGAAAGGTGATGAACGATTACCAACCTTTTACGCATATTTAGGACTCTTTACATTTGCGATGTTAGGGCTTGTTATATCAACGAATTTATTACAGCTTTATATATTTTGGGAATTAGTTGGCCTTGGTTCATTTTTACTTATTGGTTTTTATTTCTTTAAAGAAGAAGCGAAGGCTGCTGCAAAAAAGGCTTTTATTATGACACGTATTGGTGATGTTGGTTTATTTATCGGGATGATTTTAATTTTTTGGTACGCAGGTAGTTTTGAATATGACGCAATATTTAGGGCGATTTATACAGGTGATCTACCTCCTTACATGATTACAATAACAGCGATATTAATTTTTATCGGGGCGATGGGGAAATCAGGTCAATTCCCGCTTCATACATGGTTGCCAGATGCAATGGAAGGGCCAACGCCCGTTTCGGCACTTATTCACGCAGCGACGATGGTCGCTGCTGGCGTATATTTAGTAGCAACGATGTTCCCTTTATTTTCAGCAAGTACAGTGGCGATGCAGACCGTGGCAATCGTTGGAGCTTTCACTGCAATCTTTGCGGCCTCTATCGGTCTTGTGCAAACAGATATAAAGAGGGTGCTTGCTTATTCGACAGTTAGCCAGCTCGGTTATATGATGCTTGCGTTAGGTTCTGCCGGCTATGTAGCTGGTATATTCCATTTAACGACACACGCTTTTTTTAAAGCACTACTATTTTTGGCAGCAGGAAGTGTAATTCATGCTGTGCATACGCAAAACATTAATAAAATGGGCGGTTTACAGAAGAAGATGAAAGTAACTGGTATGCTATTTTTAACAGGTACCCTCGCCATTAGCGGTGTTCCGCTGCTTTCCGGTTTTTTCAGCAAAGATGAAATTTTAGCGGCGACTTGGATGAATGGCAATTACGTTTTATTTACTTTAGCAGTAATTGCAGCGTTTTTAACAGCGTTTTATATGTTCCGTCTATACTTTCTTGTCTTTACCGGAGAAGCGAAGACGAAGGAAGAAGTGCATGAATCGCCTCGCGTTATGACGTATCCAATGCTTGTTCTCGGCGTTCTTGCGGTAGTGGCAGGATATATAAATACACCTTGGTTTGGGACGTTTCTCGGAGATTGGTTGACGAAAGATGTAGGGTTTAAGGTTGAAGAAGCGCATGGATCAGTTTGGATTATGATTGTTGCGACACTCGTTTCATTTGCGGGAATCGCTCTTGCATATTTCATATATGGCAAGAAATCAATTTCTAGAGATTGGGCTGGGGGTACGGAAACATCGCTTTATAATCTTTTGAAAGAAAAATATTATGTCGATGAACTATACAACATGACGGTGATCTCTATTACGAAAGGAATCACTCATGTGCTTCGCTTATTTGAAGTGTATGTAGTCGAAGGAATTGCAGTTTTAATTGGAAGTGTAGTTAAAGGCACAAGTAATCTTGGCTCGAAACTTCAAAACGGGAATGTACAAGTGTACGGTACTGTAACGGCGGTTTCGCTCGCTGTACTCGTCATTATTTTGCTCTATACGGGAGGGGATTTACGATGA
- the nuoK gene encoding NADH-quinone oxidoreductase subunit NuoK — translation MSSVPASAYLTLAIILFCIGLFGALTKRNTVIVLVCIELMLNAANLNLVAFSKLGLFPNLTGQIFSLFTMAVAAAEAAVGLAILIALYRNRTTVQVDEMDTLKG, via the coding sequence ATGAGTAGCGTTCCAGCTTCTGCATATTTAACACTTGCGATTATTTTGTTTTGCATCGGTCTATTTGGAGCTTTAACAAAGCGGAATACAGTAATCGTATTAGTTTGTATCGAATTAATGCTGAATGCTGCCAATTTAAACTTAGTGGCGTTTAGTAAATTAGGCTTATTTCCGAATTTAACAGGTCAAATTTTCTCACTGTTTACGATGGCTGTAGCGGCAGCGGAAGCGGCGGTAGGGCTCGCTATTTTAATTGCTTTATATCGTAATCGTACGACAGTTCAGGTGGATGAAATGGATACGCTCAAAGGATAG
- a CDS encoding NADH-quinone oxidoreductase subunit J yields the protein MNGEFVAFFILSLSAIIGGVLMLNLTKVMHMMLALVLTFLSIAGLYFLLSAEFIGVAQILLYSGAITIIMIFGIMLTKHNAENESRLTLRKWIIFFAVVAFGAVMYFAVNNVDFANESTQGSLPLHENNTLQIGTLLYSKYIIPFELTSVILLVALVGAIILAKKDEKEEESNE from the coding sequence ATGAATGGCGAGTTTGTAGCATTCTTTATACTATCCTTGTCTGCAATTATCGGCGGTGTTCTTATGTTGAACTTAACGAAAGTTATGCACATGATGCTAGCTCTCGTTCTAACATTCCTCAGCATTGCAGGTTTGTATTTTCTTTTATCAGCCGAATTTATAGGCGTTGCACAAATTTTACTTTACTCTGGTGCAATCACAATTATTATGATTTTCGGCATTATGTTAACGAAACATAACGCGGAAAATGAATCGCGTCTTACTCTTCGAAAATGGATTATCTTCTTTGCAGTTGTAGCATTTGGAGCGGTTATGTATTTCGCTGTTAATAATGTTGATTTTGCAAATGAAAGCACACAAGGAAGTTTACCTCTCCATGAAAACAACACACTTCAAATCGGTACGCTTCTCTATTCAAAATATATTATCCCATTTGAACTAACTTCAGTTATTTTACTTGTAGCACTCGTTGGCGCGATTATACTTGCGAAAAAGGACGAGAAAGAGGAGGAATCCAATGAGTAG
- the nuoI gene encoding NADH-quinone oxidoreductase subunit NuoI gives MKGLFKGLKYTLSNLSKKKVTYDYPNQPLPLPDRFRGIQKFYPEKCIVCNQCSNICPTDCIQLTGKKHPDPTKKGKIIDTYDINFEICILCDLCTEVCPTEAIVMTNNFELAEYSRDDLFKNLQWLDENDENVRKENKA, from the coding sequence ATGAAAGGACTATTTAAAGGGTTAAAATATACATTAAGTAATTTGAGTAAGAAGAAGGTAACGTATGATTATCCAAATCAACCGTTGCCGTTGCCAGACCGTTTTCGGGGGATTCAAAAATTTTATCCGGAGAAATGTATTGTTTGTAATCAATGCTCTAACATTTGTCCGACAGACTGTATTCAGTTAACAGGAAAGAAACATCCGGATCCTACGAAAAAAGGGAAAATTATCGACACGTACGATATTAATTTTGAAATTTGTATTCTTTGTGACTTATGTACAGAAGTTTGTCCGACAGAGGCAATTGTCATGACAAATAACTTTGAACTCGCGGAATATTCACGTGATGATTTATTTAAAAATTTGCAGTGGCTTGACGAAAACGACGAAAACGTCAGGAAGGAGAATAAGGCATGA
- the nuoH gene encoding NADH-quinone oxidoreductase subunit NuoH gives MIETLLQSPSSWTNFFIFFGLAVLLLFAVLGFVTYGILAERKVMGFMQGRIGPNQVGGRFGLLQTVADVLKLLLKEDSIPKAADKPLFILAPVIAFAPAFMVLAVIPFTDKFQFADIGVGLLYYIAVSGITTIGVVTGGWASNNKYSLLGGMRAAAQMISYEIPLVMSVIGIVLLAGSLNLNEIVAAQEKVWYIFVQPIGFVVFLIAAVAELNRTPFDLPEAESELVSGYHTEYSGFRWAFFMLSEYVYFFGMASLITVLFLGGWNPVMFLGFIPGAVWFALKFSSVVFLLIWFRVTFPRIRGDQLMEFGWKVLLPIALANIFLTALIKELFF, from the coding sequence ATGATTGAGACGCTCTTACAATCACCTTCAAGCTGGACGAATTTCTTCATTTTTTTCGGATTAGCGGTACTTCTACTATTTGCAGTCCTTGGCTTCGTTACATATGGAATTTTGGCAGAACGGAAAGTGATGGGGTTTATGCAAGGGCGGATTGGACCAAACCAGGTTGGAGGCCGATTCGGTTTACTGCAAACGGTAGCTGATGTTTTAAAACTATTATTGAAAGAAGATAGTATTCCGAAAGCAGCAGATAAACCGCTGTTTATATTAGCGCCTGTCATTGCATTTGCACCAGCATTTATGGTGCTTGCAGTTATCCCGTTCACTGATAAATTTCAATTTGCAGATATTGGAGTCGGGTTACTTTATTATATTGCTGTTTCCGGTATTACGACGATAGGTGTTGTAACTGGGGGATGGGCATCGAATAATAAATATTCCCTTTTAGGAGGGATGCGTGCGGCGGCGCAAATGATTTCTTATGAGATTCCGCTCGTAATGAGTGTAATTGGTATCGTTTTGTTAGCTGGTAGCCTGAATTTAAATGAGATTGTAGCGGCGCAGGAGAAGGTTTGGTACATTTTCGTACAGCCAATTGGCTTCGTCGTTTTCTTAATCGCAGCAGTTGCAGAGTTAAATAGGACGCCGTTCGATTTGCCAGAAGCGGAGTCAGAACTTGTTTCTGGATATCATACGGAATACTCAGGGTTTCGCTGGGCGTTTTTCATGCTTTCAGAGTACGTATATTTCTTCGGGATGGCATCGTTAATTACAGTGCTCTTTTTAGGAGGATGGAATCCAGTCATGTTTCTTGGATTTATCCCAGGTGCCGTATGGTTTGCTTTGAAATTTAGCAGTGTAGTCTTTCTATTAATTTGGTTCCGCGTTACGTTTCCGCGTATAAGAGGTGACCAGTTAATGGAATTTGGATGGAAAGTATTATTGCCGATTGCACTTGCAAATATTTTCTTAACGGCATTGATTAAGGAGTTATTCTTCTAA